From Toxorhynchites rutilus septentrionalis strain SRP chromosome 2, ASM2978413v1, whole genome shotgun sequence, a single genomic window includes:
- the LOC129771767 gene encoding uncharacterized protein LOC129771767, with translation MAELTLSPEAAEKTGYNCAACERPDHAEKDMVFCDQCQNWYHFGCAGVTNAVKDDSSWICGKCMKNAAGSSVTSELEQELKRLEEEKRVQQLAMEKERVLHKRRLELQQEMFLMRKKLEQEKREMELAFEKEQLEKEIAEEESFQKKSEQMRKEMHGKLNKLRQQRSKDFDSGVKEKTEEAEGCEDDCSSDKEKPKQSGLEKTKPGKAETEKKRSEKGKPGKMDLVETGNGDFRGAYQKYSTPKTCLVPLVTSPSLEEIPPVDAESVKGDTQEKIESKKNDAVSNDVREANEDDSESSESNEDHESVTVQAGQNKQQRCRRGPTKAQLSARQFLSKKLPVFSGKLEDWPMFICSYETSSEACGFSNVENLARLQECLKGQALEAVRSRLLLPDAVPQIIETLRMLYGRPEHLLNMLLVKVRKALPPRADRLITFINFGMIVQQLADHLEATKLTSHLLNPMLIQEITEKLPASTQLEWVRYRRRDRVVTIRTLANFLSEIVKDASEVTSYCEAPVVVDHANRKSRGKDKEHEGFLHAHCGQENANKTQAPRVRKPCMICDRTDHRVRNCVAFRNLSVPHRLEAVRKWKLCSMCLNEHGNARCKLNFRCNVGTCREPHHPLLHAAGPESGSNCNFHSFQRKQSVIFRMIPVTLHWGNHTVNTVAFLDEGSSYTLVEKSVASALRTNGVTQPLRVTWTAGMSRLERNSQKVELYISARGSSRRFHIKAAHTVDNLRLPQSTLALTEVVKQYPHLQDLSVVDFQHTVPQILIGLKDVHLCAPLESRIGKAEEPIAVRSKLGWTIFGPVSGGVESSIVGHHACSSVSNEDLHDLLKSHYTLEESGISVALLPESEEDRRAKDILTQTTVRVGDRFETGLLWRYDSPCFPDSYPMAVKRLKSLERRLLKDNELYDKVRCMVSEYLTKGYAHKASELELADTNQSKVWYLPLNVVINPKKPGKVRLVWDAAAAVAGVSLNSKLLKGPDMLTALPAVICKFREKKVGFGADIKEMYHQLKIRKEDKQAQRFLFRENPASAPEVFIMDVATFGATSSPCSAQFVKNMNAKEFAGRFPEAARAILENHYVDDYFDSTETVEEAVKLAKEVTFVHSKGGFELRNWVSSSEVFLREMGETKENQCVHFNQDKETGQERVLGIVWNSVSDEFTFSARLREDLLPYLIGERRPTKRGVMSCIMSLFDPIGFLASFTIYGKMLIQDLWRSGCAWDQQINDECSEKWNRWVGRLPEIERVRIPRYHFTGGLSVDYSTLQLHVLVDASENAYGAVAYFRVMTASGPICSLVMARSKVAPLKQLSIPRLELQAAVLGSRLLNSIIDNHSVEVKQRFIWTDSRTVLSWIHSDQRRYKQFVAFRIGEILSLTKLDEWRWVSTRNNIADDLTKWDRGHNLNSNGPWFRGPHFLFHQEDSWPEQKRVTPNVPEEIRAHILFHDISLSEPVIDPLRFSRWKVLVRTIACVYRFVSNCKRKKEGWAIEGVPTTDALKRKVKAKIASTVVPLQRDEYQKSEAYLWRFAQAEAYGDEVKTLQKNLKVGNEKQRQLEKSSSLYSLSPFLDAQNVLRMEGRTAQGTFLPFELRFPIILPKGHPVTVKLLEHYHQRVAHGNQETAVNEIRQRFWIPNLRAELKRISRACMRCKVRKCEPGHPRMAPLPISRISPGLQPFSYTGVDYCGPLTVSVGRRSEKRWICLFTCLTTRAIHIEVAHSLTTQSCLMAIRRFVSYRGGPLEFFSDNGTNFHGASKEIVKQMEINCEDVFTDSRTRWNFNPPSAPHMGGVWERMVRSVKTALKALDDGRRMTDEVLLTVLAEAVDLINSRPLTYAGLEPDAKEALTPNHFVRGVGLMSSESFIRPTNEAEALRDSFKRSQFLADCLWKRWTSEYLPTINHRSKWHSEMPPIAKGDLVYIADENIRKHWVRGVVTEVFSGADGRIRQALVKTAKGEFRRPVVKLAVLEVQGRKSTAADAFAPELRGGAMYTPLRTVD, from the coding sequence ATGGCAGAATTGACCCTTTCACCCGAAGCTGCCGAAAAGACGGGTTACAATTGTGCCGCTTGTGAGCGACCGGATCACGCAGAGAAGGATATGGTGTTTTGTGACCAATGTCAAAACTGGTATCATTTTGGATGTGCCGGTGTAACGAATGCGGTAAAGGACGATTCATCGTGGATATGCGGCAAGTGCATGAAAAATGCCGCTGGTAGTTCCGTGACGTCAGAGTTGGAGCAAGAATTGAAAAGGCTCGAGGAAGAAAAAAGAGTCCAACAGCTAGCTATGGAGAAGGAAAGAGTCCTGCATAAACGGCGCCTGGAGCTGCAGCAGGAAATGTTTCTGATGCGAAAAAAACTGGAACAGGAGAAACGCGAAATGGAGTTAGCCTTCGAAAAAGAGCAGTTGGAGAAGGAAATCGCTGAGGAAGAATCGTTCCAGAAGAAAAGTGAGCAGATGAGAAAGGAGATGCACGGTAAATTGAATAAGCTTAGACAGCAACGGAGCAAGGATTTCGATAGTGGTGTGAAAGAAAAAACGGAAGAAGCTGAAGGTTGTGAAGATGATTGCTCGAGTGACAAAGAAAAGCCGAAGCAGTCGGGACTGGAGAAAACAAAGCCAGGAAAAGcagaaaccgaaaaaaaaaggtCGGAAAAAGGCAAACCTGGGAAAATGGATCTGGTCGAGACTGGCAACGGAGATTTTCGAGGAGCATATCAAAAATACTCCACtccaaaaacatgtttagtTCCGTTGGTCACATCGCCATCATTGGAGGAAATTCCGCCTGTCGACGCGGAATCCGTAAAAGGTGATACACAGGAAAAGATCGAAAGTAAGAAGAACGACGCGGTTTCAAATGACGTGCGAGAAGCAAATGAGGACGATAGTGAATCCAGCGAATCAAATGAGGATCACGAATCGGTGACAGTACAAGCTGGTCAAAACAAGCAACAAAGATGTCGTCGAGGACCTACCAAAGCTCAGCTGTCCGCCAGGCAGTTCCTGTCGAAGAAGTTGCCGGTATTTTCCGGAAAGTTAGAGGACTGGCCGATGTTCATCTGCAGCTACGAAACATCTAGCGAGGCTTGTGGGTTTTCGAATGTCGAGAACCTGGCTCGACTACAAGAGTGCTTGAAGGGCCAAGCATTGGAAGCAGTTCGTAGTAGGCTCCTACTTCCAGACGCAGTTCCACAGATCATTGAGACTCTCCGGATGTTGTACGGTCGCCCGGAGCACCTTCTAAATATGCTATTGGTGAAGGTGAGAAAGGCTCTCCCACCGAGAGCAGATCGTTTGATAACGTTCATCAATTTCGGGATGATTGTCCAGCAGCTTGCAGATCACCTGGAAGCAACGAAGCTTACTTCTCATCTTCTGAATCCCATGCTGATTCAGGAGATTACCGAAAAGTTGCCCGCAAGTACACAACTTGAGTGGGTGCGGTATAGAAGGAGAGACCGTGTAGTCACGATTCGAACTTTAGCCAACTTTCTGTCCGAAATCGTGAAAGACGCCAGCGAGGTGACGTCATACTGTGAAGCACCTGTAGTTGTAGACCACGCCAATCGAAAGTCCAGAGGAAAGGATAAAGAGCACGAAGGTTTCCTCCATGCCCACTGTGGACAAGAAAACGCCAACAAAACTCAGGCGCCGAGGGTGAGAAAGCCATGTATGATTTGCGACCGTACTGATCACCGGGTAAGAAATTGTGTAGCCTTCCGGAACCTCTCCGTACCACATCGTTTGGAAGCGGTGCGTAAATGGAAGTTGTGCTCGATGTGTCTCAATGAGCATGGAAATGCCCGCTGTAAGCTGAATTTCCGCTGTAATGTCGGGACCTGTAGAGAGCCTCACCATCCTTTACTCCACGCGGCAGGGCCGGAATCGGGATCGAACTGCAACTTTCATTCGTTTCAACGCAAGCAATCGGTGATTTTTCGAATGATTCCGGTCACATTGCACTGGGGAAATCATACAGTGAACACAGTGGCTTTCCTGGACGAGGGGTCGTCCTACACATTGGTGGAGAAGTCGGTGGCTAGCGCTCTTAGGACGAATGGTGTAACGCAACCACTTCGTGTGACGTGGACGGCTGGAATGTCCCGATTGGAAAGGAACTCGCAGAAAGTAGAACTGTATATTTCGGCTCGAGGTTCAAGTCGCCGGTTCCACATAAAAGCAGCTCATACCGTGGATAACTTGAGGCTTCCCCAGTCGACGCTAGCCCTGACGGAAGTAGTCAAGCAGTATCCCCATCTTCAAGATCTATCCGTGGTGGATTTCCAACATACTGTTCCGCAAATTCTGATCGGACTGAAAGACGTTCACTTGTGTGCACCGTTAGAATCACGAATCGGGAAAGCGGAAGAGCCAATCGCTGTGCGGTCCAAGCTTGGTTGGACCATATTCGGACCTGTAAGCGGTGGTGTTGAGTCGAGCATCGTTGGTCATCATGCGTGCAGCAGTGTTTCGAACGAGGACCTCCACGATCTGTTGAAGAGCCACTACACGCTAGAAGAGTCTGGCATTTCGGTTGCGCTGCTACCGGAAAGCGAAGAGGATAGGAGAGCGAAAGATATCCTGACGCAAACGACGGTAAGAGTAGGTGATCGTTTTGAGACGGGGTTATTATGGAGATATGATAGTCCGTGCTTCCCCGACAGCTATCCTATGGCTGTGAAAAGGCTCAAGAGTTTAGAGAGACGTTTATTGAAGGACAATGAACTGTACGATAAAGTACGGTGCATGGTCTCGGAGTACCTAACCAAGGGCTATGCGCACAAAGCTTCAGAGTTGGAGCTAGCAGACACCAACCAGAGTAAGGTGTGGTATTTGCCATTGAACGTGGTTATTAATCCGAAGAAACCGGGTAAAGTCCGCCTTGTTTGGGACGCAGCTGCGGCTGTAGCTGGGGTGTCCCTGAATTCAAAACTCTTGAAGGGTCCCGATATGCTGACTGCTCTCCCAGCAGTTATTTGCAAGTttcgagagaaaaaagtgggTTTTGGTGCAGACATCAAAGAGATGTATCATcagttgaaaattcgaaaagaaGATAAGCAAGCGCAGAGGTTCCTGTTCCGAGAGAATCCAGCCAGCGCTCCGGAGGTATTTATTATGGACGTTGCTACCTTTGGGGCGACCAGTTCACCTTGCTCCGCCCAGTTTGTGAAGAACATGAATGCAAAGGAGTTCGCAGGGCGGTTTCCAGAGGCAGCGAGAGCGATTCTAGAGAACCATTACGTCGATGATTATTTCGATAGCACGGAGACAGTCGAGGAAGCAGTGAAGCTGGCGAAGGAGGTAACGTTTGTTCATTCAAAGGGCGGCTTCGAGCTTCGAAATTGGGTCTCTAGTTCAGAGGTGTTCCTGCGAGAAATGGGGGAGACAAAAGAAAATCAATGTGTTCATTTTAATCAAGACAAGGAAACAGGGCAAGAAAGGGTCTTGGGAATAGTGTGGAATTCAGTAAGCGACGAGTTTACGTTCTCAGCAAGGTTACGTGAAGATTTGCTGCCGTACCTGATAGGAGAGAGGCGGCCCACGAAAAGGGGGGTCATGAGCTGCATCATGAGCTTGTTCGATCCCATTGGGTTTTTGGCTTCCTTCACTATTTATGGAAAAATGCTTATTCAAGATCTTTGGCGCAGTGGATGTGCCTGGGACCAGCAGATCAACGACGAGTGTAGCGAGAAATGGAATCGTTGGGTCGGTCGGCTTCCAGAAATCGAAAGAGTGCGGATCCCTCGTTATCACTTCACGGGAGGATTATCTGTGGACTACAGTACGTTGCAACTACACGTTCTTGTCGATGCTAGTGAGAATGCATATGGTGCTGTTGCATATTTCCGTGTCATGACTGCTTCTGGTCCTATTTGTTCGCTTGTGATGGCACGTTCCAAGGTTGCACCTTTGAAGCAGCTGTCAATTCCGCGCCTGGAACTACAGGCCGCGGTACTAGGTTCTAGATTGCTAAATTCCATCATCGATAACCATTCCGTAGAGGTGAAACAGCGGTTTATTTGGACAGATTCGAGGACAGTACTTTCTTGGATCCACTCGGATCAGCGACGCTACAAGCAATTCGTTGCTTTCCGAATTGGTGAAATCCTTAGTCTCACGAAGCTCGATGAATGGCGGTGGGTTTCCACTAGAAACAACATCGCTGACGACCTAACCAAATGGGATCGAGGACACAATCTAAATTCGAACGGTCCTTGGTTTCGGGGTCCACATTTCCTGTTCCATCAGGAAGATTCCTGGCCAGAACAGAAGCGCGTAACACCGAATGTGCCTGAAGAGATACGTGCCCACATACTGTTCCACGACATTTCACTGTCAGAACCTGTAATCGATCCGTTGCGTTTTTCAAGATGGAAGGTCTTAGTTCGAACGATAGCCTGCGTCTACCGGTTTGTTTCGAACTGCAAGCGAAAAAAGGAAGGATGGGCCATCGAAGGTGTACCAACGACCGATGCTCTCAAGAGAAAAGTAAAGGCAAAAATTGCATCTACGGTAGTTCCTTTGCAACGAGACGAATACCAAAAATCAGAAGCATATTTGTGGCGATTCGCACAAGCGGAAGCATACGGGGATGAGGTGAAAACTCTCCAGAAAAATCTTAAAGTGGGGAACGAGAAACAACGACAGCTGGAAAAATCGAGCAGTCTATACAGTCTGAGCCCATTCTTGGATGCACAGAACGTTCTTCGGATGGAAGGGAGAACCGCACAAGGTACGTTCTTACCGTTCGAACTACGTTTCCCAATTATACTCCCTAAAGGACATCCAGTTACCGTTAAACTTCTGGAACATTATCATCAGAGAGTGGCACACGGCAATCAAGAAACGGCGGTAAATGAAATACGACAAAGGTTTTGGATTCCCAATCTCCGAGCGGAACTCAAACGTATTTCAAGAGCTTGCATGCGATGCAAGGTGAGGAAATGTGAGCCAGGTCATCCGAGAATGGCTCCTCTTCCGATTTCGCGGATCTCGCCTGGATTGCAGCCGTTCAGCTACACAGGGGTGGATTATTGTGGTCCATTGACTGTCTCCGTCGGGCGCAGATCAGAGAAAAGGTGGATTTGTTTGTTCACGTGTTTGACGACGAGAGCTATTCACATTGAGGTTGCTCATAGTCTGACGACTCAATCGTGCCTGATGGCCATACGGCGATTCGTGAGCTACAGAGGAGGTCCTCTTGAATTCTTCTCAGATAATGGGACGAATTTCCATGGCGCCAGCAAAGAAATTGTTAAGCAGATGGAGATTAATTGTGAAGATGTGTTCACCGATTCGAGAACCAGATGGAATTTCAATCCGCCTTCCGCACCTCATATGGGTGGGGTGTGGGAGCGAATGGTGCGCTCCGTTAAGACGGCGTTGAAAGCGTTGGATGATGGCCGCCGAATGACGGACGAAGTACTCCTGACCGTGTTGGCAGAAGCGGTGGATTTAATCAATTCTCGGCCACTGACATACGCTGGCCTGGAACCTGATGCAAAGGAAGCGCTAACACCAAACCATTTTGTTCGCGGCGTAGGACTAATGAGTTCTGAGTCGTTTATCAGACCTACCAATGAAGCAGAGGCACTGCGGGACAGCTTCAAGCGGTCACAGTTTTTGGCTGATTGTTTGTGGAAACGATGGACTTCTGAGTATCTCCCGACGATCAATCATCGCAGCAAATGGCACTCTGAAATGCCTCCTATTGCAAAAGGTGATCTTGTGTATATTGCGGACGAGAATATCCGAAAGCATTGGGTTAGAGGGGTTGTAACCGAGGTATTCAGTGGTGCTGATGGTAGGATCAGACAGGCTTTGGTGAAAACAGCAAAGGGTGAGTTCAGGCGGCCGGTGGTGAAGCTTGCGGTGCTTGAAGTCCAGGGTCGTAAATCTACTGCGGCTGACGCTTTCGCACCAGAGTTACGGGGAGGGGCTATGTACACACCGCTACGCACAGTCGACTAA